The following coding sequences are from one Mytilus trossulus isolate FHL-02 chromosome 8, PNRI_Mtr1.1.1.hap1, whole genome shotgun sequence window:
- the LOC134681944 gene encoding uncharacterized protein LOC134681944 yields the protein MENAAQKFTSREYSVPVQAANEMAERIRFGVICRYDDQSSKYLMEYNREKTKTFESLKRISEKTIDFDLDNFRRERKRLLKPPPPPDILVPKKILQAVPANCVLDFGPGNSILYYGGEHFKKGVIARNSVITNPRKRNLNRPRPFTAIPTTIRQPKSAVNRSGRNTSLGIVGNSGRHSSLDIVSASGRNQSQIFPAGLQRTESVIDNNNEIDDESSHIEYNHKSSHKWQMPNRSFRQLRKLYTYTEEQKPDLTAERFKIMKNRENVYFKYLDDKVKEFHV from the coding sequence ATGGAAAATGCAGCACAAAAATTTACCAGTCGCGAATATAGTGTACCAGTTCAAGCAGCCAACGAAATGGCAGAAAGAATAAGGTTCGGGGTTATATGTCGTTATGACGACCAATCAAGCAAATATCTAATGGAATACAATcgtgaaaaaacaaaaacatttgaatCATTAAAAAGGATTTCTGAGAAAACGATAGATTTTGACCTAGACAATTTTAGAAGAGAAAGAAAACGCTTGCTCAAACCCCCGCCTCCACCGGATATATTAGTTCCAAAGAAGATACTTCAAGCTGTCCCAGCTAATTGTGTTCTTGATTTTGGACCTGGGAATTCAATTCTATACTATGGTggtgaacattttaaaaaaggagTTATTGCCAGAAACTCCGTTATAACAAATCCACGCAAAAGGAATTTAAACAGACCAAGACCTTTCACTGCAATTCCAACAACAATAAGACAACCAAAATCAGCTGTTAATAGATCTGGCCGGAATACGTCACTTGGGATTGTGGGTAATTCTGGCAGACATTCCTCCCTTGATATCGTATCAGCTTCTGGTCGAAATCAATCCCAAATATTTCCTGCAGGATTACAAAGAACGGAATCTGTAATCGACAATAACAATGAAATTGACGATGAATCATCACACATTGAATACAACCATAAATCTAGTCATAAATGGCAAATGCCTAACAGATCTTTCAGACAACTTAGGAAACTGTATACTtacacagaagaacaaaagCCAGATTTAACAGCTGAacgatttaaaattatgaaaaataggGAAAACGTCTACTTCAAATATTTAGATGATAAAGTTAAGGAGtttcatgtttga
- the LOC134681021 gene encoding uncharacterized protein LOC134681021, with translation MDSQNITEGNMLMEDSNSTKLLEWEISYEAQIISAVYLSAGLFIGLITNTLLILVICLSPTLRTPPNYHLVNISFNNLLLSICMIFSTLSVFGVQDHDDNFFVAIQLFITQHCTTQYFATFASIGIYRNITLSKPTLSLRIRKRIVRRSISISWFLTCLLSLIFTITFMDKDSLLCITLTPFQKSFVICQESDYLPEPGKICMAVIICFFYVVALISTLSSYYTISKELNIIKPKTSNKILPISRAMSLSSEDTCDPQNHYQIEPNIPSQNGSLQVYTIQCADSEETVVHYQKNENMVTFEEVFALQNPILAQSMANSKRPLQATLSNASTQSRTSRIDFTDISPNADLQRFQMMKNNSALRNQTLRRDRISVRSATKNSFIMFTGYLLSSLPLIICSVPYATARSESIATRVYIFLFLKFLFYANAFVSSTWYLFFSKRVRKCLFKLLEGSFPCIFGRR, from the coding sequence ATGGATTCCCAAAACATAACTGAAGGAAATATGTTAATGGAAGACTCAAACTCAACAAAGTTATTAGAATGGGAAATATCATATGAAGCACAGATTATAAGTGCAGTGTACCTCTCCGCGGGGTTGTTCATTGGTTTGATTACCAACACTCTTCTTATTCTTGTCATTTGTCTTTCACCAACACTAAGAACTCCGCCGAATTACCATCTGGTAAATATAAGCTTTAATAATCTACTGCTGAGTATTTGTATGATATTTTCAACACTTTCAGTATTTGGAGTACAAGATCATGATGACAACTTTTTTGTTGCGATTCAACTTTTCATTACTCAGCATTGTACCACGCAATACTTTGCAACTTTTGCTTCTATTGGGATCTACAGGAATATAACACTTAGCAAACCAACTTTATCATTGCGCATACGAAAAAGAATAGTGCGTAGATCTATTTCAATAAGTTGGTTTCTGACGTGTTTACTCAGTTTAATCTTCACGATTACTTTCATGGATAAAGATTCATTGTTGTGTATCACACTGACGCCTTTTCAAAAATCATTTGTCATATGCCAAGAATCGGATTATCTTCCAGAACCAGGAAAAATTTGTATGGCTGTCATCATCTGCTTCTTTTATGTGGTTGCTTTAATTTCAACTTTATCATCTTATTATACGATATCAAAAGAACTTAATATCATTAAACCAAAGacatcaaacaaaattttgccCATATCAAGGGCGATGAGTTTATCTTCAGAAGACACATGTGATCCCCAAAACCATTATCAGATAGAGCCAAACATACCAAGTCAAAATGGTTCCCTCCAGGTATATACTATACAGTGCGCTGACAGTGAGGAAACCGTTGTCCATTaccagaaaaatgaaaatatggtgACATTTGAAGAGGTATTCGCTTTACAAAATCCCATCCTAGCTCAATCGATGGCGAACTCCAAACGACCACTACAGGCCACGCTTAGCAATGCTTCAACACAATCGAGGACTTCTAGAATCGATTTTACTGATATCTCACCAAACGCTGACCTACAGAGATTCCAAatgatgaaaaacaattcaGCTCTTAGAAATCAGACGCTAAGACGAGACAGAATAAGTGTCCGTAGTGCCACAAAGAATagctttatcatgtttacaGGATATTTATTGAGTTCACTTCCTTTAATAATATGTAGTGTGCCTTATGCTACCGCCAGATCGGAATCTATAGCGACAagagtttatatatttttgtttttaaagtttttattttatgcaaATGCATTTGTTTCATCTACGTGGTATTTATTTTTCAGCAAAAGAGTGCGTAAAtgtttgttcaaattattaGAGGGTAGTTTTCCTTGTATATTTGGTAGACGTTAA
- the LOC134681020 gene encoding uncharacterized protein LOC134681020: MMNCSKMTISKHTALWMASFSTVLLLLLCLFWNDPVLKSQQYIVPPPRPYYLPKKSENVNINLKSSGSYKLTEEKEDITEILDGVKSMEHKKSLLVTLINNAYLPFTYSWLCNTKDMNIHKQVLLITTDGESKDQLNTLWPDVKVVAISGMSSNGDQTYSHAGYVRLMIRRTQILLKMLQNNIEIFLFEVDCLWIKNPVPILANNTGFDILVNPVSNRPGIVAGGFIYMFPTRATKYLWNELNNKLTKLEQRIRNLPPGRGISEGENDQIYLSDLVKRRVDGLKCKTLPLTDFADGKWYTLPNKTKTASDPYVVNNNWVNGNQNKISRAKAWGHWFIRKDNSCDTEQVKTIVKL; the protein is encoded by the exons ATGATGAACTGTTCAAAAATGACCATTTCCAAGCATACTGCACTGTGGATGGCGTCCTTCTCCACTGTTCTTCTTCTATTGCTGTGTCTGTTTTGGAATGATCCAGTATTGAAGAGTCAACAGTATATTGTGCCACCACCAAGACCTtattatttgccaaaaaaatctgaaaacgTGAATATAAACTTAAAATCATCTGGTTCTTATAAACTCAcagaagaaaaagaagacaTAACTGAAATACTAGATGGTGTTAAAAGTATGGAACACAAAAAGTCCCTGTTAGTTACACTGATCAACAATGCTTATCTCCCATTCACCTACAGCTGGCTATGTAACACTAAagacatgaatattcataaGCAG GTTTTATTGATTACAACTGATGGTGAGTCCAAAGACCAACTGAATACATTATGGCCAGACGTCAAAGTGGTCGCTATTTCAGGGATGTCATCAAATGGAGATCAAACCTATAGCCATGCTGGCTATGTAAGACTTATGATCAGACGAACACAAATATTGTTGAAAATGTTGCAGAATAATATAGAGATATTCCTGTTTGAAGTTGATTGTTTGTGGATAAAAAATCCTGTCCCAATATTAGCGAACAATACAGGTTTTGACATTTTGGTAAACCCTGTTTCTAATAGACCTGGGATAGTGGCAGGCggttttatatacatgtttcctACACGtgcaacaaaatatttatggaaTGAGCTgaataataaactgacaaaattaGAACAGAGGATAAGGAATTTACCTCCGGGGAGAGGTATTTCTGAAGGTGAAAATGACCAAATATATCTATCAGATTTAGTCAAACGAAGAGTTGAtggtttaaaatgtaaaactttgCCACTGACAGACTTTGCAGATGGTAAATGGTATACATtaccaaataaaacaaagacaGCATCAGATCCTTATGTAGTCAACAATAACTGGGTGAATGGTAACCAGAACAAAATTTCAAGAGCAAAAGCTTGGGGACATTGGTTTATCAGGAAAGATAACTCTTGTGATACAGAACAAGTGAAAACAATTGTTAAGCTTTGA